Below is a genomic region from Spirochaetota bacterium.
GCTCTTTCATTTCCATGGCTTCCTGCGGATCGGTGCCCGGGGACTCGGTATTATCCGCCAGGGCCGTCATCTCCACTTTTCTGTTCCTCCGGGCGTGGTCGATGCAGATATTCCGGGCGGTCCGGTACAGGAAGGCCCGGATGTTGCTTTCATCGAGGGGATACTTCTCTGAATAGCGGATGAGACGCACGAAGGCGTCATGGAGGAAATCCTCCGCCAGCTCCGGCATTCGCGTGAACCCGCAGATATAGATGAAGAGCTCGTGGTGATGGCGGTCGTAGATGTCGCTTAAAAGCTTATTGTCGATCATTGAGGATAACAATTGCGCTCATGAAATGCGGCGGTATCCCGCCTGGTTCATTACAGCTCGTAGTTGAATGGATTGTCAATTTGATTTTAATGATTTACCGGAGAAGGCTTGTCAACTTATGATAAAAGTTATTCCTCCCCCGACAGGGGAGGAATAACTTCGTAATGAGATCTCACCGGTGTTGTTATTGGCACCCTGACACGACAAAGGAGCCCTGGCCGGTGACCGTCCTTCCGCGTTCGTTGGAATATGAATAGGTGTAGTTGGCCAAACCGTTGCCTGTATAGGTAATGGTGCCGCTGCCGTCCCAGTACCCCGATATGGCCACTGTGGCGGTGCCCGAGGTCGGTGAGCATGTGCTCATCGGTATGACGAGACTGCTGAAGGTAGTGGTAACTATGGCCCCGGTCCTGACGTGCTCAACCTGGACGCTTCCTGACACGGTCCTGGTGCCCGCGGATGTATCAGCCGTGACATTGAGGGCTGTCGGTGTCGTCACGTGATGCTCGAACAGTAGGGTCCCCAGGCCGCTGTAGCCTTTCCGTGTAAGGTCCGTTGCTATGGTGAAGGTCCTCGATGAGCCGCTCACGGCGCTCCAGTTCACCGTGTGGGCCACTTTGCCTGAGAGAGTGCCGTTGGTAATGACGCCGCCGTTCCCTTCAACGCTGATATATGCGCCGGTGGCGTTCCTGGTGAAGCGCTTGTTGACCTGCGCCTGCTCGACTTTGGAGCCGGCCTGGAGCTTGGCCGATCCGGTAGCGCTGGCCATGCCGGACCAGGAGAGGAGGCCGGAGCCGCTCACCTTGAAGAAGCCAAAGGGGCCGGTGCAGTCACTGAATGTCCTCGCGACATAGAATGCGGTATTGCTCGAATTCCATGTGGCCGCGGTGTCGGTCACCTCAACGGATCCGCCGCCGGGGCAGGTGGCTGTAGCGGCTTTCGCTGAAAAAGGCTCCATCATGTTCCCCTCCGCCATGAGGATACGCTCATCAATCGTGGGATTTGCCTGCCACGATCCGGGGTACGTGACGTTGTATGACAGGCTCGTCTGTCCTGACGTGTTGATGTCCGCCAGGCTGTCATTGACCGTGTCCAGGGACGCCTGGGACATCTCCGCGATGGTGTCTCCCGATGACGATGCCATGACGGCCAGCAGGGCCAGTCCGGTATTGTTGTCATTCTTTTCGGATTTCTCGCACCCGGCCATAACAATGGCTGTCCCGGCCAGTAGCGATACTGCTATGATTCTTATCTTCATGTGTTCCTCCCATCAGAGAAAAAGTTGATATTCCGCAGGAATTAATCTCCTGCTGACCTATACAACGTTTTTCCCCTCAAAGAGTGCCACTGATCCTGTGTTTTTTTTAAATTTGTGAAATGTTTAAATTTTAATAGTCCAGAGACTTTTTCCGGTCTTGTAATCATACCCCATCAGCCCCACGCCCTTCAGCTGGAGCACCACCAGTCCGCCCAATCGCCTGACCTTGATGTTGTCCTTGGTGAAAAAGTGGCTCGAAAAGGAGTCATCCTCTTCATCGATCTTCATCTTGCTGAACATCCGGTCGGGAGTTACGGTCCACAGGCGGCTGCCGGTGGCCAGGTCGTAACAGTCCATGAGGCGGTTCGCCTTTTTCCCGATCTGGTCGAGGTACATGATGATGGCGCATTCTTTGTCCTGGTGGTAGATGATCCCTTCGAGGAAGATTTTTTCCGTGAGCTGTTTTCCCGTCGCGCCGGTGAAAAAACGAAGGCTGCTCTCGCTGGCCGCGTAGATTTCAAGGCTTGAAGCGTTATCCGCCAGCTTTCCCCGGGGACCGGAAACCAGGACCAATTTTTTCCGGGGCCCGCCGCTGTCGTCTCTGGCCATGACGGCCACCGAATCAGGGGTCCTGTCCTTGATGATCTCATCTCTCCATTCCCCCTGGCCCCTGTACAGGACCCCTGTCTCAAGACAGTATTTCACTCCCTGCAGCCCGTCCCTGGTGTTGATGGAGAGAGTCTTTTCTTTATCGTTATAGTAAATGTTTGCAAGCCTCCCTTTCAGGAGAGGATATCGGGAAGTAAATGTCCTTGTGTCCATGATCAATTGCGCAGTGGCCGCGTCGTAGGCTTCGACGCGGGGCTCGTTTTTGCCATACCCGCCCGTGATGATCCAGACCTTTCCGCCGGCGTAGGTTGACTCCAGCATTAAGACAATATCATCCTGCTCCGTTTCAATCTTATGAATGACCTTTTCCCGGGCCGGATCGTACACATAGGTCCAGGTCTTGCAGAAAAGGCATTTCGTTCCGATCGACGTGCGCCCCGGTGTTTTGGTCGATTGTACATATTTGAAGGAGCCGTCGGCCACGATCCAGAGGAGGGGAGGCCCTTCTTTCGACGGCGCCATGGTCACCGATAGGACGCTGCCGCGGATTTTATCCGGTGTCAGGTATGGGTACAAAAAAAAGTAAAAGGCGAGGATGCCGATGATGAGCGAGGGAATCAGCCATATCAGTTTTATGGCGC
It encodes:
- a CDS encoding RNA polymerase sigma factor, whose product is MIDNKLLSDIYDRHHHELFIYICGFTRMPELAEDFLHDAFVRLIRYSEKYPLDESNIRAFLYRTARNICIDHARRNRKVEMTALADNTESPGTDPQEAMEMKELRRTVNSLVDARDAESKSVYLMRTELEMPYEEIAGALGISVRTAKRKMRSMVEYLADTLEKAGFKLLVLFMLALLAILIVIYK